The Callospermophilus lateralis isolate mCalLat2 chromosome 18, mCalLat2.hap1, whole genome shotgun sequence nucleotide sequence TCCCCACCACCCCCACTCAGCTCCATGCAAATAATGAGGGAAGCCCTGCCGCACATTCCTTCCTCTGACCTAATTGATTATCCCACACACCTTGGAGTGCTTTGCATAACCAACCCCGACAGCAGAAACCCCTTCCTGCAGGTGATTgacatattttatttctaattgaAGCTTAATCAGACCAGGGATGAGATACCCATATTCtcatattctctttctctctctgtctctctccctccttccctccaacAATAAGGGATGGAGGCAGTTGTTCCTGGGATCCTGGGAGGCGGGAATGAGGTGGGCTGAGGGAGAGGTCTGGGGAAGGAAAGAAATGAGAGCTGGCTCCCCAGTGAAATACAAGAGCTGCAAAGGGGAGCCATCTCCTCTTCTTTGTCTTGTTGGAAACCATGAGAATCTGTTCTGATTAGTTTATCTTATTGGGGTCGGTTTGCGGCCACTTGAAGGGCCCAAGTGTTCTATGGGTTAAGGGaagcacactcacacatacagggACTCCTCCAGGTGTATGCCCACTCTCCCCCACACATGTGCATTTACTGCTCTTGAAGAGTGTGGATAAAATTGGTTTCATCCAAGGACCACTGTCCCTGCAATGTGATGACTGCACAAGTTGACCAAACTCCAGGGTCTTCGCTAGAGCAAGCCCCAGGGACCTATCACCAGATCTCGTCAAGCTCTGTGCAGCCTCTCATGCCCACCTTCCTTGGAACAGACCCAGTTTTCCTTCCTTGGatattcaaaatggagaagctgcCTGACCTCTGTCAtagcccctctccctgccccacTGGGCCCCTGCCTGGGGAAGTGTCCTTTCTCCCTGGGTGGAGCTGGGCTTGCCTGAAGGAAGACACTTCCGTGACCAATGGGTGGGGTGGGCAGAATATTGCAGGTGTCTGAGGAGTGGGGTCTCAGATTCTGGAAGATTCTGGAACTACCCGTCTATCACCCATCAGCACTGGACACTTCCTCTCTCAGCTTCACTATTACTACCCTGACAGGTAGCCTGactcccattttgcagatgaggacatAAGGGCAGGAGGAGTTCAATTACCTGCCCAGGGGTTCACAGGAGATAAATGGGGGAAGGGGGCACAGTGTGTGCCAATCAAGTGTGTCAGGTTGGAGCTGAGGATTGCAAGGTGTGGGTCTTATAAAGGCTGTCATTGTAGTAACCAGGGGCTGCAGCCCTGGTCCTGGGGTCCCAAGCTCAGGTTCAAAGCCCTGGCAAGTTGAAGTTTGCCCACTTCTAGCTCAACCCGGTTTTATGTCTGGGGGTTCTGTGGCCAGTCTGGGCCTGTGATCTGGAAATGTGCCCAACTCCAGAAACACCTTAAGGACAAGAGGGAGCACTGTGGGGGCATCTCCTGCCTCTGGGGAAGGGTTGAGGAGCTAGTCCCTGCTGCAGGACATCTTTGCCAGGGTCACCTTCGCTTAGAAACCCTGTGTAGGACTGCCACTACCCTAACACTCCCTCCCCTTGCCCCTGGGGCACTACTGCACCCCAAATGTCCCATCCTGGGTGCAGGTGTCCAGCTCAAACGCCTGTGCCTGCATGGACCGAACCTTGCCAGACTGCCCCAGACTGCCCCAGCTCCCGCAGAGCTTCAATGGTGGATGACATTGCTCTGTGCCTTGTTCGGTGGCTTTGGGAGTACGAGGTCCTCCTAAGCTTCCTCGGGAACCCGAAAGATGGTCCCACACCCGCCTGGCTCTGGGCTCTGCGGGTCTTGCTCCCCGCATCTGGCCAGCCTATTTACTAATATCAGCAGAGGAGTGTAAAAACAAGCCGTCTCTACTTCCGACCCGGAGGCGTCCCTCTCTCAAGCATTCCCCACATCTTCAAGTCAAAAGTGATCAAGATTGGCTGGCAAACTGAAAGAGGAAAGATAGGGCGCCAAGGGGCGCGACGCCTGGCCTGGCTGCAGAGGCGAGGCCAGGGAAGCGAGACGCAGAGCGTCCCTTTTGTCCTGTAGAGGGAGCTCCAGCCCCAAGTTTCCTGGCTCCCACCCCCAACCCGCCTCCAGCCGGAATCCTGGCTGGAAAGGTGCAACAGCCCGACCCCCCAACTCTGCTCAGGGACCCCAGAAAGTTGCCCCTTCCTGGGCATTTTGAGGTAATCTCACTGGAGTGTCTAGATGCACAGTATCGCCAGGGTcctccaactctcaactggagcgCAGTCACCCGTCACTCAGAAGGAAGGTTGTGTACCCCTGGCCCCTGGCACTCCATATCCCCCCCACACCGCCAATCCACAACTTTGCATTTATAAGGAGACGTCCGAAGGGTGCAGGGCGGCTGGAAAGAGGCCTTGAAGCGGAGCTTTCACAGCCTTTATATGTAAGACTGGGAAAACCTCGATTGTGCCTGTCCAAGAATGGGAACAGGGGGTGACCAGAATGGCCCAGCCAAAGTCCTCCGCATCCAGACGCTTAGTTTTTCTTCTAAGTCACCAGAGAAGGCTCCAAGGCCCCGCGGCTGCTCCATGGACCGGTTGTTGGACCCAGTTTTCCAGCTTCTGGTAGGAAATCTTGCCCAGTTTCCCACCTGTCTCCTCCGCCCTTGATCTAGGGCGCTCCAGGTACTTCTCCCACGCTTCCCAGCCTGCGGCGCACCCCCAGTCCCGCCACTTTGGCGCCTCCTTCGCCATTGCTGTCCCCCAACCATTTCCCTTCCCCTTTCCCGCTGATTCGGGAGATTCTCCAACAACTGGGGGGAAAATCCCCCCAAACCCGAAAGAACCACCAAACAGATCTATCCGGAGGCAGGCGGGCCGGTATAGTCAAAGTGGCAACAGCTCATTTATTTAGCCAAAAATAGATACTTTCTTGTACAATTTGGttcacacatatgtacatttttcTGTATATACAAAACAGTCAGACACGCTTATTCTCACTGAAACTCCACCCCCCTCCCCAAATCAATCGAACAAACCTGACAATGGCCGTTAATATGGGGTGGCACAGAAGCGACTTGGGGAGGGATGGGGGGagactgattttatttctttttctttttttgtttagttttcttttttaggtATTCATACACGGACATGCTTACAAGTTGTAACTATACAGAgcgatttgttgttgttgttgttgttgtttttacaatTATTACAAcgatttaaaaagtatttaaaaaaaaaaaaaaactaggatgaGGAGAGAGCCGATAAGACCAAAGCCGCATCCAGGTGGTTCTGGGGCCTGGAAGAGAGTTGGTGGGAGCAAAGGAGGTGAGATACAGGGACTCGGAGGTCGCCTAGGGCGGACACACCCTACCTGGGGCTGGGGCCAGGGCCGGGGAGGTGTCTCGGCGCGTAATCCTGTTCAGCGGagatgtgtgtgttgggggtcaAACTATTAAGACAGGCCGAAGGCGCAAGACCCGAAGGTCAGGAAGGAGTGGGCCTCACTGTGAGGCGCTAGTTCTAGGGGCCTGTTGGCCCGGCCAGCTTAGGGTTCCCAGCTCTGAATCCGCAGGCCGCACCCGGGGGCCTGGGCTGGAACTGGCAGCGGTTTCTGCGCCCATGAGAAGTGATAGTGGagtgcattttgttcccttttaaaAACCTTCTCGGCCAGGTTCCCCCTGGGGCAATAGGCTGTGCGTAAGGCTCGGCCTTCTTTCCTCCTCCCGCCTGCCGGCCCCCCGCCCCACCGAGCTCGGGGTCTCTTACCGCCTGGGCACGGGCTGGAAAGCTGTCTTGAGTAACTTTTTCTCCACTTCCAAGGCACTACAGCGATCTGAGAGAAGCGAAGAGAGGGGAAAAGAGGGCTTTTAGAACGCTCGGTTCAGGCGCCAGAGAGCGGGAGCCGGACGAGGAGCGGAAAGAAAAGCACCTGGCGCCCCCAGAGCCCGGTCCATCCCCGGATCGGGTCTCCCAGAACCCCCTCCCGCTGAGCCCAGCGCTCCGCAGTCACCTGTTCCGCCCTCGGGCTCCGTGGGTCTAGCGTAGGCGGTGGCGGCAGCCGGGTGACCAGCGGCTCCGGGAAGTCCCAGCAGGTGCTGAGGGGCCGAACCGAGCAGGGAGAGAGGGTGCGGGCGTGGGCCGGGCGGCGGGCCTGGGAACGGCCGGTTGGTCCAAGCCGGGAATTTGCCCAGTGGCGCCGAGACCAGTCTGTGAGCCGCGGCGGCGGCAGCGGCTGCTGCGGGAGAAAGCTGTAGAGCCGGGGGTGCGACCGCTGCCCCAGGAGGAGAACACCCGGTGCCAGGAGGCGAGCGGCGTGGGTTGTCCGGGCTCGTGGCCGTCTCCGCCAGGGACCAGATTTTGGGCTTCTGCAGGGCAGAGGAGGGAGCCGGTGCCGGTGCGCAGGGGTCTAGGCCGGTGGGAGGCGAGGGCGGAGACGGTGGAGTCCCGGTCACCGGCGGCGGCGCCGGGGCCAGACTCAGGACTGGCAGAGGCCGCTCCTCCAAGCCCTCGGTGCTGTCTTCCGAGTCGCTATTTTTGGAGTCCGAAACGGGTCCCAGGCCTAGGTCACCGTCCCTGCGCGCTGCCCCAGTCAAAGTCAGCTCAGGCCCGGCAGCCGTGCCGTCTAAGTTCTCCAAATCGATCTCCTCGTCTTCGTCGTCGTCTGCCAGGCCCTCGCCCCCCGcgtcctcctcctcccccacgagct carries:
- the Irx3 gene encoding iroquois-class homeodomain protein IRX-3 isoform X1; translation: MSFPQLGYQYIRPLYPPERPGAAGGGGGSAGARGGPGSGASELTASGSLSNVLSSVYGAPYAAAAAAAAAAQGYGAFLPYAAELPIFPQLGAQYELKDSPGVQHPAAAAAFPHPHPAFYPYGQYQFGDPSRPKNATRESTSTLKAWLNEHRKNPYPTKGEKIMLAIITKMTLTQVSTWFANARRRLKKENKMTWAPRSRTDEEGNAYGSEREEEDEEEDEEDGKRELELEEEELVGEEEDAGGEGLADDDEDEEIDLENLDGTAAGPELTLTGAARRDGDLGLGPVSDSKNSDSEDSTEGLEERPLPVLSLAPAPPPVTGTPPSPPSPPTGLDPCAPAPAPSSALQKPKIWSLAETATSPDNPRRSPPGTGCSPPGAAVAPPALQLSPAAAAAAAAAHRLVSAPLGKFPAWTNRPFPGPPPGPRPHPLSLLGSAPQHLLGLPGAAGHPAAATAYARPTEPEGGTDRCSALEVEKKLLKTAFQPVPRRPQNHLDAALVLSALSSS
- the Irx3 gene encoding iroquois-class homeodomain protein IRX-3 isoform X2, with the protein product MSFPQLGYQYIRPLYPPERPGAAGGGGGSAGARGGPGSGASELTASGSLSNVLSSVYGAPYAAAAAAAAAAQGYGAFLPYAAELPIFPQLGAQYELKDSPGVQHPAAAAAFPHPHPAFYPYGQYQFGDPSRPKNATRESTSTLKAWLNEHRKNPYPTKGEKIMLAIITKMTLTQVSTWFANARRRLKKENKMTWAPRSRTDEEGNAYGSEREEEDEEEDEEDGKRELELEEEELVGEEEDAGGEGLADDDEDEEIDLENLDGTAAGPELTLTGAARRDGDLGLGPVSDSKNSDSEDSTEGLEERPLPVLSLAPAPPPVTGTPPSPPSPPTGLDPCAPAPAPSSALQKPKIWSLAETATSPDNPRRSPPGTGCSPPGAAVAPPALQLSPAAAAAAAAAHRLVSAPLGKFPAWTNRPFPGPPPGPRPHPLSLLGSAPQHLLGLPGAAGHPAAATAYARPTEPEGGTGDCGIAVVPWKWRKSYSRQLSSPCPGGPRTTWMRLWSYRLSPHPSFFFFLNTF